A segment of the Nitrospirota bacterium genome:
GCTCTTCGGCTCAGCTATCCCCCGGAATGCAGCAGATTCGCGCTCGTTCCCGTGCATGGCATAGGCCCGGATATCCTCTTCAGCCTGTACGTCAGCAGACGGTTCAGTCTTTTCAGATTCTTTCTCCTGTTCCTGCTCTGCAGGCTTCATGCCTGACCAGTCATCCGTATCCGGACCCGCATCCGGCGATGTCTGCGCATCTTCCTTGCCCATTTGCGCAGGTGCCTTATCCGGCGGTTTTTCCTCTGTCTGAGCAGTTTCTGTCAGCACTTCTCCGAATTGTACTGCGGTGTCTTCCTCAGGAATGTGTGCTGTCACCTGCTCTTCAGGAATATCTGCTTCATGGGGATGCTCCGGGACATTTTCCTGTTCCCTGTCATCAGGCAGGGCCGAACCGGAGAGGATATCCTCTGTTTTCCTGATAAGTTCTTCGCGACTGAAAGAGGTTTTCAGAAAATCAACAATTCCGTAAATTGAGGTATACCGTGATTCGACTCTTCCTCCATGAGGGGTAAGGATGACGATAGGGATATCCCTGAGGGCCTCATCATCATGGATTGTCTTGCTTATGTCCAGTCCGCTTGCGCCGGCCATCCCGATATTAATGAATATCAGTGAGGGATTGACTTTCCTTGCAACATTTATACTGTCGTTCTTGTTTAACGCGCTGAATACAAGATAGTCCGCTGATTCGAGTGTTGAGATCATTTGCTGGATCATCTCCCTGTCGGTATCGATTATGAGTATCGTTTTCCCGCTCATAGCGTTTCTCCTTTAAATAGAATCAATTTACCAGTATATTGTGAAAAATTCAACCGGCATCATCCGGCTTTCCATTGTACAAAGCCCATTCAGCATGCTGACCTCCGGAAGCCTCCGAATGGCACCCGGGGGTGTGTCTACCGAAGATATCCTTCGATCAGGAAATCCTCCCCGAGGCGTTTCATTACAGTGACGGTTATCCTGAAAGCCTCTTCAAGTGTCTGAAAGGATTTTCCGCCTACCGCGGGAAAGGACTCCTTCCCGCCGATAATTTTCGGGGCAATGAAAAAGATCACCTTGTCAACAATCCGGTCCTCCAGAGCATGTGCATTCAATGACGAGCCGCCCTCAATGAGCACTGAAGTGAAGTGCATTTCGCCGAGCTTCCGTATCAGCCAGTTCAGGTCCAGTTTTCCCTCATAATTGAGGATTTGTATGCCCTTTTTTTCAAGAGAGTCCGTCCGTGAATCATTTGCCTGTGTGACAATGACCGTCCCGGGCGGCGTAGTGAGTATTCTTGCGCCAGCGGGAATCTCGAGTTGGGGATCAATAACAATCCGGAGAGGATTTTTCCCTCCCCTGATCCTCGCCGTAAGCCGGGGATCATCCGCCTTTACCGTCCCTATCGCGGTAATTACCGCATCTGCGCTGCTCCTCAGGCGATGCACTGCCTTTCGTGCCTTTTCGCCGGTTATCCATTTCGACTGTCCTTCCGGGGTGGCGATTTTTCCATCAAGAGTCATGGCTATTTTCAGCGTCACAAAGGGTATTCCTGTGGTAATGAATTTTATATACGCCTCATTCAGTCTTTTTGCCTTGTCCTCAAGCACGCCTGATACGACCTCAACCCCGGCCTGCTGGAGTTCGAGAAAGCCCATGCCGGAAACCTTCGGGTTGGGATCCCTCATGCCTGCGACTACTTTTGCAATTCCGGCATCGATAATCGATTTTGTACAGGGAGGGGTTCTTTTCCCGGTATGGCAGCAGGGTTCGAGGTTGACGTAAAGAACCGAGCCCCTTGCCCTATCTCCGGCTTTTCGTATTACGAGTGCCTCAGCGTGGGGTGTGCCCGGTTTTCTGTGGAAATCTTCTGCGAGTATTTCACCGTATTTTACGATAACCGCACCGACCATAGGGTTCGGACTCGTCATACCTCGTGCCTTCTCCGCAAGTCTGATGGTGCGTTTTATAAAAAACCCGTCATCCATTAAACAATTACTATATCATAAGAAATGCCCCAGTGGAATACCGTGGTCCCGTATTTGCACATCCGGCGATAAGGATTGTCATTGCGGAGAGTCCTTTGCGTGTCATTGCGATGCCTCCTTCCCTGTCATTGCGAGGAACAGAGTGACGAAGCAATCTGTCGTTGAATCCCAGCGGCGAGATCGCCACGGACTCATTGCATTCGGCCTCGCGATGACAAAACCTGGAGAGTCATTGCAGGGAGCGAATTGACAAAGCTGTCTTGTCGCTGGCTCCCTTTACCGTCATTGCGAGGAGTGTAACGACGAAGCAATCCCGTCTTTTTCATACGCGTGGGTTGAATTCAGTATGAAAAACCCTGTCTGTGCAGCAAAAAAGCGCTTTTTGTTTTTAACTCGCTGATTAATCTGCTATAATACAGAAAATGGATCAGATCTGGCTCATAATCCTTGCAGTTGCGGTTGCAGTAACAGCCGGGTATGTCATCTCGCTGATTATTGAACTCAAGAAGACTATCCGTACGCTGAATGAACTTATGAAGACGACGGAGGAATCGCTGAAACCCACACTTGCCGAACTCCAGGAAACCCTTAAAAGCCTCAGGAACGTTACGGATGATATTAATGAAGTGACGACCGACGTAAAGACATTGTCCGGATCGGTGAGGGATGTCGGCCTGAATATCCGGCATGTCAGCGAGATGATTGATGAAGTCACGACATCGACCGCGATTAGGGCATCAGGGTTGAAGGCCGGGATCAAAACGGGATTAATGGTTTTATTGAGCAATATTTTTTCAAAAAAGGGAGGAGAATAATGAGAGAAGAAGGCGGATACAGCATGGGAAGCGTGTTCATGTCGTTTTTACTCGGTGGTCTGGTGGGTGCGGGTTTTGCCTTGCTCTTAGCCCCCCAGTCAGGACGTGAAACAAGGCAGAAGATCAGAGAGCTTACCGATGACGTGAAGGAAAAGGCGGTTGAATATGCCGGTGACGTGAAAGAGAGAATAACGAGCGGTATCGATAAAAGCAAGGACGTATATGAGGACAAGAAGAGCATGATCTCGAGCGCCATCGATGCAGGCAAAGCAGCGTATGAACATGAGAAAGAGAGGTTGTCAAAAGAGCCGAATGCATGAGGTGTCGATTGCGCAGGGAATGCTCGATATCGCTATCGACAACTGTAAGAAGCAGGGGTATGGAAGTATTGAATCCATAAAGGTCAAAATAGGAAGGGCATCCGGTGTCGTGCCTGATTCACTCCATTTTGCCTTCGAAGCATTAAAACCCGGAACAATTGCGGAGAAGGCTGTGCTCACCATAATTGAAGTGCCTGTCAGTGGCTTCTGCAAGGGATGCGGAAAACATTTCACTGTCGAAGAAAAATACGTTATTGAGTGTCCCTTGTGCGGAGATCCGTCATTCCAGGTTGAGACCGGCCGGGAGCTGAATATCGATGAGATGGAGGTTGTCTGATGAAAGTGAAGGTTGTCACTAATATTCTTGAGGCGAATGACAGGATTGCCGCGGAAAACAGGAAGCTGTTCAGCGATGCAGGCGTCTTTGTAATGAATATCATGAGCGGGCCGGGTGCAGGAAAGACCTCACTCCTGGAGAGGACGATTCAGGCACTGGCCGGTATACTACGGATCGGCGTCATAGAAGGCGACATCGCCGGATCGGACGATGCGGAGAGGATAGAAAAGCACGGGGTCCCGGTTGTCCAGATAAATACCGGCGGCGGCTGCCATCTTGATGCGAATATGATACGTGAGGTTCTTGATGAATTCCCGCTGAAAGAGCTTGATCTGCTGATCATAGAGAATGTCGGGAATCTTGTGTGCCCGGCTGAATTCAATCTGGGCGAGAACATGAAGGTGATGCTGCTCAGTATTGCGGAAGGACATGACAAGCCGCTCAAATATCCTCTGATGTTTCAGGAGTCCTCTGCACTGGTTTTGAACAAGATCGACCTTGCCCCCTATACTGATGCGGACCTCGGAAAGATCAAAAAGGATTCGCTTTCCCTCAACCCGAACCTGAAGATATTCGAGGTGTCATGCAAGACCGGGGACGGCATCGGTGAATGGACAGCCTGGCTTCAGACTCTGGTGAAGTAATCCTGCATGCAGTCCGGGAACTGATACGCAAACAATGTGATATTGAAAGATGATTCGCTGTTGAGGAGAACTCTCCTCACCCCTTCTCAACATTACCTCGGCGAATCCGCCTGAGGCCGGGAGAGAGGTCTTGCTGCATCCCAATGACATATCAGGTTGCATACACACTGGGATGGAATTACGGGACTTGAGAAACTGAATGGAACCTGTCAGAACAAAGATACTCGTGAAAGGCATAGTCCAGGGAGTCGGTTTCAGGCCATTCGTCTACAACCTCGCGACATCGCTTGACCTCAGGGGCTATGTAATCAATTCTTCACGGGGCGTCACGATCGAGATCGAAGGGGAAAACAGTCCCGTCTTTGTCGACAGGCTTGCCAGGGACGCACCTCCCCTATCGCAGATCATGAGCGTTGACATCATTCCTCTGCCATATCACGGATATGAAGATTTTCAGATCATGGAGAGTGAGGACGAGGGGAGTTTCACCCTCATTTCCGCCGACGTCTCGGTCTGTGAGGACTGCTTCCGGGAACTTCTGGACGCGGGGGACAGGAGATATCTGTATCCGTTTATCAACTGTACCAATTGCGGACCAAGGTACTCGATCACGAAATCAATACCCTATGACAGGCCGAACACCACCATGGCAGTCTTCAGGATGTGCCCTGACTGCGACGGGGAATATCATAATCCGTCGGACAGGAGATTTCATGCCCAGCCAAACGCCTGTCCCGTGTGCGGGCCACAGGTGAGCCTGGTAATGGGCAGAAAGAAAGCTGCAAAAGCGAAAAATCCTGTGCAGGAAGCAATTCGGCTTCTTAAGGAAGGAAAGATCGTCGCCATTAAGGGATTGGGAGGATTCCATATCGCCTGTGACGCTACGAATAAAGCAGCGGTAAAGCGTCTGAGACTGGAAAAAAGGAAAAGCAACAAGCCTTTTGCCCTGATGTCCCCGGACATACAGACAATAAAAAAATACTGCAACGTCTCCGAAGAGGAAGAGAAGATTCTCCTGTCCAACAGAAGGCCTATTGTCCTTTTGCAAAAACTGCCGAATAATCTGCCGGAAGAGGTTTCGCCAAAGAATCCCTGCATTGGATTCATGCTGCCCTATACGCCGTTGCACTACCTGCTGTTCTCTCATCCTGTGAAAGAAAAAAAGCACCTGAAAAACAGACATGCGCTCTCCTCTTCCTCACCGGGTGATGGGGGAGCAGGGGAGAGTAAGCCCAATTTCGAGGCGCTGGTCATGACGAGCGGAAACATTTCAGAGGAGCCGATTGTGGTGGACAATGAAGAAGCGGTCTCGAAGCTCTCGGGGATTGCCGATGCGTTTCTTGTCCATAACCGGGACATCTTCATGAGGGTCGACGATTCGGTCATGAAGGTGTTTAACCGCAGGTCTCTGCTCGGGACTCAGGAAAAGAGTTCTTCGTCGTCCGGTTCCGTGCCTTTCACCTATTTTTTCCGCCGGTCAAGGGGATATGTCCCCGACCCCGTACTGCTGCATGACGAGGGGCCGGAAGTCCTCGGATGCGGAGCGGATATCAAGAATATATTTACCCTGACAAAGGGCAGTTATGCGATTCCGAGTCAGCATATCGGCGATATGGAAAACTACGAAACGCTCCTTTTCTACGAAGAAAGCCTCCGGAATCTGAAGGAGGTATACCGTGTGGATCCCGTGGCGCTCGCATATGACCTGCATCCCATGTATCTGTCGACACAATGGGCCTTGCGGCAGGAGGGAATACACAAAATTGCCGTCCAGCACCACTATGCACACGTCGCATCTGTCATGGCGGAAAAGGGGCTGAAGGACAAGGTAATCGGCGTCTCTTTTGACGGGACCGGCTACGGCACCGACGGGACACTCTGGGGAGGAGAATTCTTAATCGCTGACCTCCAGGGGTTCAGAAGGGCGGGGCATCTGAAATGCATTCCCCTCCCGGGAGGCGAAGGGGCGATAAAGGAACCGTGGAG
Coding sequences within it:
- a CDS encoding DUF948 domain-containing protein, whose product is MDQIWLIILAVAVAVTAGYVISLIIELKKTIRTLNELMKTTEESLKPTLAELQETLKSLRNVTDDINEVTTDVKTLSGSVRDVGLNIRHVSEMIDEVTTSTAIRASGLKAGIKTGLMVLLSNIFSKKGGE
- the hypB gene encoding hydrogenase nickel incorporation protein HypB; this translates as MKVKVVTNILEANDRIAAENRKLFSDAGVFVMNIMSGPGAGKTSLLERTIQALAGILRIGVIEGDIAGSDDAERIEKHGVPVVQINTGGGCHLDANMIREVLDEFPLKELDLLIIENVGNLVCPAEFNLGENMKVMLLSIAEGHDKPLKYPLMFQESSALVLNKIDLAPYTDADLGKIKKDSLSLNPNLKIFEVSCKTGDGIGEWTAWLQTLVK
- the hypA gene encoding hydrogenase maturation nickel metallochaperone HypA; the protein is MHEVSIAQGMLDIAIDNCKKQGYGSIESIKVKIGRASGVVPDSLHFAFEALKPGTIAEKAVLTIIEVPVSGFCKGCGKHFTVEEKYVIECPLCGDPSFQVETGRELNIDEMEVV
- a CDS encoding carbamoyltransferase HypF; the encoded protein is MEPVRTKILVKGIVQGVGFRPFVYNLATSLDLRGYVINSSRGVTIEIEGENSPVFVDRLARDAPPLSQIMSVDIIPLPYHGYEDFQIMESEDEGSFTLISADVSVCEDCFRELLDAGDRRYLYPFINCTNCGPRYSITKSIPYDRPNTTMAVFRMCPDCDGEYHNPSDRRFHAQPNACPVCGPQVSLVMGRKKAAKAKNPVQEAIRLLKEGKIVAIKGLGGFHIACDATNKAAVKRLRLEKRKSNKPFALMSPDIQTIKKYCNVSEEEEKILLSNRRPIVLLQKLPNNLPEEVSPKNPCIGFMLPYTPLHYLLFSHPVKEKKHLKNRHALSSSSPGDGGAGESKPNFEALVMTSGNISEEPIVVDNEEAVSKLSGIADAFLVHNRDIFMRVDDSVMKVFNRRSLLGTQEKSSSSSGSVPFTYFFRRSRGYVPDPVLLHDEGPEVLGCGADIKNIFTLTKGSYAIPSQHIGDMENYETLLFYEESLRNLKEVYRVDPVALAYDLHPMYLSTQWALRQEGIHKIAVQHHYAHVASVMAEKGLKDKVIGVSFDGTGYGTDGTLWGGEFLIADLQGFRRAGHLKCIPLPGGEGAIKEPWRIAVSHIKDIAGKDTLPYLKSIGFIDRYGEERIGAILQVLDNRQFAPLSSGAGRVFDAVSAIMGVCDTNTFEGEAAIALEAIALPNVQDDYPVNIIFREKMEIDFAHTILGITGDLAKGVDRGIISSRFHNTVITAIARVVEKLSSLHLIDDIVLCGGVFQNVYLLERTIQRLRSLGLEVHIHEKVPTNDAGISLGQAYIVRERMKSVSGSQT
- the ribD gene encoding bifunctional diaminohydroxyphosphoribosylaminopyrimidine deaminase/5-amino-6-(5-phosphoribosylamino)uracil reductase RibD, with the protein product MDDGFFIKRTIRLAEKARGMTSPNPMVGAVIVKYGEILAEDFHRKPGTPHAEALVIRKAGDRARGSVLYVNLEPCCHTGKRTPPCTKSIIDAGIAKVVAGMRDPNPKVSGMGFLELQQAGVEVVSGVLEDKAKRLNEAYIKFITTGIPFVTLKIAMTLDGKIATPEGQSKWITGEKARKAVHRLRSSADAVITAIGTVKADDPRLTARIRGGKNPLRIVIDPQLEIPAGARILTTPPGTVIVTQANDSRTDSLEKKGIQILNYEGKLDLNWLIRKLGEMHFTSVLIEGGSSLNAHALEDRIVDKVIFFIAPKIIGGKESFPAVGGKSFQTLEEAFRITVTVMKRLGEDFLIEGYLR
- a CDS encoding YtxH domain-containing protein, whose amino-acid sequence is MREEGGYSMGSVFMSFLLGGLVGAGFALLLAPQSGRETRQKIRELTDDVKEKAVEYAGDVKERITSGIDKSKDVYEDKKSMISSAIDAGKAAYEHEKERLSKEPNA
- a CDS encoding response regulator produces the protein MSGKTILIIDTDREMIQQMISTLESADYLVFSALNKNDSINVARKVNPSLIFINIGMAGASGLDISKTIHDDEALRDIPIVILTPHGGRVESRYTSIYGIVDFLKTSFSREELIRKTEDILSGSALPDDREQENVPEHPHEADIPEEQVTAHIPEEDTAVQFGEVLTETAQTEEKPPDKAPAQMGKEDAQTSPDAGPDTDDWSGMKPAEQEQEKESEKTEPSADVQAEEDIRAYAMHGNERESAAFRGIAEPKSKIKMYLPVILVAIVMLGAAGFFLFKDDLQMQKPLPPIAEKPSMPSEKPGAEIQLPVPPAPPVQTTSVPQPSMVKPQVPAEKKSKETPQHIRKTTMQKTETIRPASRPVSTPKPAVAESPQKAGYAVQIGVFRNKQNALSVMKAFQAKGYAPRIHESRTKNNSVVFRVLIGSFPNRKEAVTMAERIRTKEKTETLVYHQPASGQ